In a single window of the Fusarium falciforme chromosome 3, complete sequence genome:
- a CDS encoding Carboxylic ester hydrolase → MTWLGWVFVAILYASSPASGLPTCDGRPPIATTKNGTLRGLYLPEFHEDLFLGVPFAQPPLGDLRLRHPVSLNESWHGVRNATKRSLTCPGYAGFDKGLDLGEDCLTVDIVRPAGVRANDELPVYVWIYGGGFTAGGSADPRYNTSYLVNASVSIGKPIIAVSINYRVGGWGFLASKEMEKDGALNIGLFDQRLALRWIQENIQGFGGDPRKVTIAGESAGAFSVGYHLVGFGGENENLFRAAILQSGSALGPSIQRVTGDYQDIYNNVTKTVGCSKHKDTLHCLRHAKYETLFKAFAPFVVTPVLDGKFLTQLPSASFKKNQVAKAAILIGSNTDEGTATFFGPRGTLNTDKDVAKYLSTMGSGLDTKTVRHLMQLYPDDPAQGCPFNTGEERFEQNGKQYKRGAAIVGDYVIHAGRRTTAEYFASLSRRHRQPVYTYRFDQAPWDDKEELVATEAPVSSTHYAEICFVFNQEPSASKKNSNWIGPHPEYYQLSKLMSRSFISFVHDLDPNHHGVKGAPRWPEYGQGQKNFVFKVNNSWVERDDWRKPQLEYWGKIWTKLET, encoded by the exons ATGACTTGGTTAGGTTGGGTCTTTGTGGCTATTCTTTACGCATCTTCACCAGCCTCAGGTTTGCCCACCTGCGATGGACGCCCTCCAATTGCCACAACTAAGAATGGGACGCTCAGAGGCTTATATCTCCCCGAGTTCCATGAAGACCTCTTTCTGGGCGTTCCCTTCGCGCAGCCTCCTCTCGGCGACCTGCGCTTAAGGCATCCCGTCTCACTGAACGAATCGTGGCATGGCGTGCGAAACGCTACCAAGCGAAGCCTTACTTGTCCCGGTTATGCCGGGTTTGATAAAGGCTTGGACTTGGGAGAAG ATTGCCTGACGGTCGATATCGTACGACCAGCTGGTGTGCGCGCAAATGATGAGCTTCCCGTATATGTGTGGATTTACGGCGGAG GTTTCACGGCTGGAGGCAGTGCTGATCCTCGCTACAACACATCGTACCTTGTCAATGCTTCAGTGAGCATCGGCAAGCCTATCATCGCCGTCTCGATCAACTACCGTGTCGGCGGGTGGGGCTTTCTCGCCtccaaggagatggagaaggacgGAGCGTTGAACATTGGTCTCTTTGATCAGCGCCTTGCTCTCAGATGGATTCAGGAAAACATTCAGGGTTTTGGTGGCGATCCTCGCAAGGTCACCATTGCTGGAGAGTCTGCTGGAGCTTTCAGCGTGGGTTATCATCTTGTCGGATTTGGAGGCGAAAACGAGAACTTGTTCAGAGCTGCCATCCTGCAAAGTGGTTCGGCCCTGGGTCCTTCAA TTCAACGTGTAACAGGCGACTATCAGGACATTTACAACAACGTCACAAAAACTGTTGGCTGCTCCAAGCACAAGGATACCCTCCATTGTCTTCGCCATGCCAAGTACGAGACTCTCTTCAAGGCGTTTGCTCCCTTCGTCGTCACACCCGTCCTAGATGGTAAATTCCTCACTCAGCTCCCTTCGGCGTCCTTCAAGAAGAATCAAGTTGCCAAGGCCGCAATCTTGATTGGCTCCAACACCGACGAAGGAACCGCCACCTTCTTTGGTCCGCGAGGAACTTTGAACACTGATAAGGACGTCGCCAAATATCTGTCCACCATGGGATCTGGGCTTGATACCAAGACTGTCCGCCACCTCATGCAGCTCTATCCAGATGATCCAGCTCAGGGATGTCCCTTCAATACGGGCGAGGAGCGCTTCGAACAGAACGGGAAGCAGTACAAACGTGGGGCTGCCATTGTGGGGGACTACGTCATCCATGCTGGACGACGTACAACAGCCGAATACTTCGCCTCTTTATCCCGACGCCATCGGCAGCCCGTCTACACATATCGCTTTGATCAGGCACCGTGGGATGATAAGGAAGAACTTGTTGCCACGGAAGCTCCCGTTTCCAGCACACACTACGCGGAAATCTGCTTCGTTTTCAACCAGGAGCCAAGTGCGAGTAAGAAGAATTCCAACTGGATTGGTCCGCATCCCGAGTACTACCAGCTTTCAAAACTCATGTCTCGAAGCTTCATATCCTTCGTGCATGATCTTGATCCAAATCACCATGGAGTCAAAGGAGCCCCTAGATGGCCAGAGTATGGACAGGGCCAAAAGAACTTTGTCTTCAAGGTCAACAACTCCTGGGTTGAAAGAGATGATTGGAGGAAGCCTCAACTTGAGTATTGGGGGAAGATTTGGACCAAGTTGGAGACCTGA
- a CDS encoding GH43-C2 domain-containing protein, translated as MSRLLWSWCLFTSLAHAIWNPIISGWNPDPAILRVGDDYYIATSSFEYWPGIPIYHSKDLSNWKLKSHALTRPEQLQLYGTPTGAGAWAPSLAYFDGKFWLAAMTRWTYDPVARVWPRVWFMSSHDLKTWSDPVWAEPWGIDPELFRDPVSNKTYLNLMAPNNNKDRLWGLSQCEVSLSSGNCVGPYVSLWNGTLPHNNTARPEGPKMYHKDGWYYLLIAEGGTDQQHRSTIARSKSPSGPFVSGPHNPLLFNGKWGFTNLTVQSTGHATLVETADGDWYASFLARRNINGTSPLGRETFLTNVDWKDGWPVFNKGNPILLSEQVEPKVGHRRVPPKWVDDFSTKKLDPSWYQLRAPYTKNYDLKNGRLALKPNVFGLSDRDTPAALLRKQKSLNMTWSAELSSFRGNLGPRNRIGISSYLSEFQHQDIGIRGCVNQTGMCIYTELNKNGTQEYWQTPLNQTKGLNKGFQLHIRAEPLKYHLGYSVEGDKPTYVTTIASSWQAFPPPGWFVFSGASFALFATGEGEPWPYDAPEVGFEKVWETYYEEDIPDFDRW; from the exons ATGTCTCGCCTACTCTGGAGTTGGTGTCTCTTCACTTCACTGGCTCATGCCATATGGAACCCCATAATTTCGGGATGGAATCCAGATCCAGCCATCCTTCGTGTTGGAGACGATTACTACATTGCCACTTCTTCTTTCGAATACTGGCCGGGCATTCCCATTTATCACA GCAAGGATCTATCGAACTGGAAACTCAAATCCCATGCTCTGACAAGACCCGAGCAGCTGCAGCTTTATGGGACGCCAACAGGAGCAG GTGCCTGGGCGCCTAGCCTAGCCTATTTCGACGGAAAATTCTGGCTGGCGGCCATGACGCGATGGACTTATGACCCCGTCGCACGTGTCTGGCCCCGAGTCTGGTTCATGTCTTCACACGATCTCAAAACTTGGTCAGACCCTGTCTGGGCTGAACCATGGGGCATTGACCCAGAGCTCTTCCGTGATCCCGTATCCAACAAGACATACCTGAACCTGATGGCTCCAAACAATAACAAGGATCGACTTTGGGGCCTCTCTCAGTGTGAGGTTTCTTTGTCATCGGGCAATTGTGTCGGGCCATATGTCAGTCTTTGGAACGGAACGTTGCCGCACAACAACACGGCCAGACCTGAAGGACCTAAGATGTACCACAAAGATGGCTGGTACTATTTGCTCATTGCGGAGG GCGGCACAGATCAGCAGCACCGATCAACTATCGCAAGGAGCAAGTCCCCGTCTGGTCCCTTCGTTAGCGGCCCACACAACCCTCTCCTGTTCAATGGGAAATGGGGCTTTACCAACCTGACTGTTCAGTCAACCGGCCATGCTACCCTTGTAGAGACTGCGGACGGAGACTGGTATGCTTCATTCCTGGCTCGTCGTAATATCAACGGCACATCTCCCCTCG GACGCGAAACGTTCCTTACCAACGTTGATTGGAAGGATGGTTGGCCCGTCTTCAACAAGGGCAACCCAATCCTCTTGAGTGAGCAGGTTGAGCCAAAAGTTGGCCACCGTCGGGTTCCTCCCAAATGGGTCGATGACTTCTCGACAAAGAAGCTCGACCCGTCATGGTATCAGCTTCGAGCACCCTACACCAAGAATTACGACCTCAAGAACGGCCGACTGGCTCTGAAGCCCAATGTTTTTGGCCTCAGCGATCGAGATACTCCGGCGGCTTTACTGCGCAAGCAAAAGTCTCTCAACATGACGTGGTCAGCCGAGCTGTCCAGTTTTCGCGGAAACCTGGGTCCCAGAAACCGAATCGGAATCTCTTCCTATCTCTCGGAGTTTCAGCACCAGGACATTGGTATCCGGGGATGCGTGAACCAGACGGGAATGTGCATCTACACAGAACTGAACAAGAATGGAACGCAGGAA TATTGGCAAACACCCCTCAATCAAACAAAGGGATTAAACAAGGGCTTCCAGTTACACATCAGAGCTGAACCGCTTAAATATCACCTCGGTTACAGCGTTGAAGGTGACAAGCCGACCTATGTCACCACAATCGCATCTTCTTGGCAGGCGTTTCCACCACCGGGCTGGTTTGTCTTCAGTGGCGCGTCTTTTGCCCTTTTCGCGACTGGAGAAGGCGAGCCTTGGCCATATGATGCGCCGGAAGTAGGCTTTGAGAAGGTCTGGGAGACTTACTACGAGGAGGATATCCCGGACTTTGATCGATGGTAG
- a CDS encoding MFS domain-containing protein: protein MTKDAQVQHADSITSARAVGVEGNNVADIETANYAGAPVEIDDATNKELFWTVNRRILACMLGTYFCQSLDKGTLGFSSVMNIQEDANLHGQQFSWLGTILYMGVLVGEYPTNLLLQKLPVAKYLAVNVFCWGCVITCSAAAKNFASLMVVRFLLGVFESCVQPSFIIMTSMWYTKREQSILTSLWYCMTGVQLMVGGIIAWGVSHYKNGVIYSWQLLFLVLGLATCVWGVFIGWWLPDSPMKAKCFNEDQKRLMVERVRANETGIQNKSYKRYQVVEAVTDPVVWCYVMLQLTSTLIIGGLGVFSNLIISSFGFTYLQTQLLNIAQGAVTIIVMVGSATLATATGQTAWVMHAWTVPAIIGTAIIYSIPPNHSNRVGLLIAFYCTQFYLAEGNLIFSLISRNIAGQTKKSTTLAITFVAWAAGNMTAPQIFQKSDAPRYKHGFTAHFCLYGLFNIFLVILRLLLTRRNILKKKAAAEVSHADTGSEKGSQEDQVQHRNAFADMTDKENPDFRYDT, encoded by the exons ATGACGAAAGACGCTCAGGTGCAGCACGCTGACTCCATTACCTCTGCTAGAGCAGTGGGTGTGGAAGGCAACAATGTTGCAGATATCGAG ACCGCCAACTATGCAGGTGCTCCTGTTGAGATTGACGATGCAACCAACAAGGAACTCTTCTGGACTGTAAACAGGCGTATCTTGGCCTGTATGCTCGGAACCTATTTCTGCCAGTCTCTTGACAAGGGCACTCTCGGCTTCTCTTCCGTCATGAACATCCAGGAAGATGCGAATCTTCATGGGCAGCAGTTCTC ATGGCTGGGAACAATCCTTTACATGGGcgtcctcgtcggcgaaTATCCcaccaacctcctcctccagaagCTCCCCGTCGCGAAATACCTGGCTGTCAACGTCTTTTGCTGGGGTTGCGTCATCACCTGCTCCGCGGCTGCCAAGAACTTTGCCTCGCTCATGGTGGTTCGGTTTCTTCTGGGTGTTTTCGAGTCTTGTGTGCAGCCTTCGTTCATCATCAT GACGAGTATGTGGTACACGAAACGGGAACAGTCTATTCTCACATCTCTCTGGTACTGCATGACTGGCGTTCAGCTGATG GTTGGCGGTATTATTGCGTGGGGAGTTTCTCACTACAAGAACGGTGTCATCTATTCGTGGCAGctgctcttcctcgtcctcggcctGGCTACCTGTGTCTGGGGCGTCTTCATCGGCTGGTGGCTTCCCGACTCCCCCATGAAGGCCAAGTGCTTCAACGAAGACCAGAAGCGCCTGATGGTCGAGCGTGTTCGAGCCAACGAAACCGGTATCCAGAACAAGTCGTACAAACGCTACCAAGTCGTTGAAGCCGTGACGGACCCAGTTGTCTGGTGCTACGTCATGCTTCAGCTTACTTCGACTCTTATCATTGGAGGCTTGGGCGTTTTTTCGAACCTGATTATCTCTTCGTTTGGCTTCACCTACCTCCAGACTCAGCTGCTCAACATTGCCCAAGGTGCGGTTACCATCATTGTCATGGTTGGAAGTGCTACTTTGGCAACGGCTACTGGGCAAACCGCTTGGGTGATGCATGCATGGACTGT CCCTGCTATCATCGGAACGGCAATCATCTACAGCATCCCACCGAACCATTCCAACCGTGTCGGCCTGCTCATTGCCTTCTACTGCACTCAGTTCTACCTTGCTGAAGGCAATCTGATCTTTTCACTCATTTCTCGCAACATTGCCGGCCAGACCAAGAAGTCGACAACTCTGGCCATTACGTTTGTTGCTTGGGCTGCTGGCAACATGACTGCCCCTCAG ATCTTCCAAAAATCCGACGCGCCTCGTTACAAGCATGGTTTCACCGCCCACTTCTGTCTTTACGGTCTCTTCAACATTTTCCTCGTCATTCTTCGACTGCTCTTGACTCGCCGAAACATcctgaagaagaaggcggccGCTGAAGTGTCTCATGCGGACACTGGCAGCGAGAAGGGATCTCAAGAGGATCAGGTCCAGCATCGCAATGCGTTTGCTGATATGACGGACAAGGAGAACCCCGACTTCCGATATGACACTTAA
- a CDS encoding Alginate-lyase domain-containing protein produces MTKLIIAILCLFAIAAEALTSNVPALNGPVISPQNLPGAKKRPGEFVHPGLWHTHDDLERIRNNVKSEKEPWKTAYKAFSTDKYSLSTYTMQGPKPVLCRGPCSNYTSFTADTRAAWQNALMWYITKDQAHWDRATSILDAWGTNLTNIVGLDTSLLVGLEGSMLANAAEIMRWEGNWTEVGAKWQGGAGFSNQLYWLFARQSIIIGQANYGMVSIKALLDFAVYLDDVSMYNYALNAYLNDPCAGIYGNVDPSTGQSAEAGRDQSHAQSGVAWAAYAARTIQSQGYDVWGEGGDLLLKGSEYLAKYSLGNNVPYNKNFYRCEAILVNGPWSEISEKNRGVGLVNGKLTGSVWDIIYYAYKVARGRNAPWTTKAKQAYDKDGGQLYTSSADHPGWGDLIWSYEKGESTKSKKRTIWGGGKIGPNGDGNVNI; encoded by the exons atgaccaag CTAATCATTGCAATCCTGTGTTTGTTCGCCATTGCCGCTGAGGCATTGACGTCCAACGTCCCCGCGCTCAACG GCCCTGTCATCTCTCCTCAGAATTTGCCAGGCGCCAAGAAACGACCTGGCGAATTTGTCCATCCTGGCCTTTGGCACACCCACGACGACCTCGAGCGTATCCGCAACAATGTCAAGAGCGAAAAGGAACCATGGAAGACAGCCTATAAAGCGTTCAGCACCGACAAATACTCCCTGAGCACCTACACCATGCAAGGCCCGAAACCCGTCCTCTGCCGCGGACCTTGCAGCAACTATACATCTTTTACAGCAGATACTCGGGCCGCCTGGCAGAACGCCTTGATGTGGTACATCACTAAGGACCAAGCCCACTGGGACCGAGCCACCAGTATTCTAGACGCCTGGGGAACCAACCTCACCAATATTGTTGGCTTGGATACTTCGTTGTTGGTTGGCCTTGAAGGAAGCATGCTCGCCAACGCGGCAGAGATCATGCGATGGGAAGGCAACTGGACCGAGGTCGGTGCGAAATGGCAGGGCGGCGCCGGGTTCTCTAACCAGCTTTACTGGTTATTTGCGCGGCAATCCATCATCATTGGTCAGGCAAACTATGGTATGGTGAGCATCAAAGCTCTTCTGGATTTCGCCGTCTACTTGGACGATGTCAGCATG TACAACTATGCTCTCAATGCATACTTGAACGACCCTTGCGCGGGCATCTATGGCAACGTTGATCCATCCACTGGCCAGTCAGCAGAAGCCGGCCGTGATCAAAGCCATGCCCAATCTGGTGTGGCCTGGGCTGCATATGCGGCCCGAACAATCCAGTCTCAGGGCTATGATGTCTGGGGTGAGGGCGGCGACCTGTTGCTCAAGGGATCTGAGTACTTGGCCAAATACAGCCTCGGAAACAACGTGCCATACAACAAGAACTTCTATCGGTGCGAGGCAATCTTGGTTAATGGACCATGGTCAGAGATTAGCGAAAAGAACCGTGGCGTGGGGCTTGTGAACGGTAAACTCACAGGATCAGTATGGGACATCATCTACTACGCATACAAGGTTGCTCGCGGCCGGAACGCTCCTTGGacaaccaaggccaagcaagCTTATGACAAGGACGGAGGGCAGTTGTACACGTCGTCGGCTGATCATCCCGGCTGGGGTGATCTGATCTGGAGCTACGAGAAGGGGGAGTCCACAaagtcgaagaagaggactATCTGGGGAGGGGGTAAGATTGGTCCCAATGGCGATGGTAATGTGAACATCTAG